In one window of Gemmatimonadaceae bacterium DNA:
- a CDS encoding heme o synthase, whose translation MTDAVAITGTRSIWRDLVALTKPRIISLLLVTTIAPMFVAGRPAWTLVLAVFAGGYLMAGGANAVNMYIDRDIDDRMARTRLRPIPSGRMHPKQVLAFGVLLSTAATWLLAAAANVLTAALALAGFYFYVFIYTRWLKRSTPQNIVIGGAAGAFPPLVGWAAVTNRIDLLAVYLFLIVFYWTPPHFWALALLKQRDYDRAHVPMAPLVWGERETKRQMLWYTVVLLPLTLLPVAFGALGVVYLACAVVLGAKFVTEVLRVMRATEWSAPAWRLYKYSLLYLALLFAAMVLDRFVPLGIWMSPAAV comes from the coding sequence ATGACCGACGCCGTCGCCATCACCGGCACCCGCTCGATCTGGCGTGACCTCGTCGCTCTCACGAAGCCGAGGATCATCTCGCTGCTGCTCGTGACGACGATCGCGCCCATGTTCGTCGCCGGACGACCGGCGTGGACGCTCGTGCTCGCGGTCTTCGCCGGCGGATACCTGATGGCGGGCGGCGCGAACGCGGTGAACATGTACATCGATCGCGACATCGACGATCGCATGGCGCGCACGCGTTTGCGTCCGATCCCGAGCGGACGGATGCATCCGAAGCAGGTGCTGGCGTTCGGCGTGCTGCTCTCCACCGCGGCGACCTGGCTGCTCGCCGCGGCGGCGAACGTTCTCACGGCGGCGCTCGCGCTCGCGGGATTTTATTTCTACGTCTTCATCTACACGCGCTGGCTCAAGCGAAGCACGCCGCAGAACATCGTCATCGGCGGAGCCGCGGGCGCGTTTCCCCCGCTCGTCGGTTGGGCCGCGGTGACGAATCGGATCGACCTGCTGGCGGTGTACCTGTTCCTGATCGTGTTCTACTGGACGCCGCCGCACTTCTGGGCCCTGGCGCTGCTCAAACAGCGCGACTACGATCGCGCCCACGTGCCGATGGCGCCGCTCGTCTGGGGCGAACGCGAGACGAAACGGCAGATGCTGTGGTACACCGTCGTCCTGCTGCCGCTCACCCTGCTCCCCGTGGCGTTCGGCGCGCTCGGCGTCGTTTATCTGGCGTGCGCCGTCGTGCTCGGTGCGAAGTTCGTGACCGAAGTGCTGCGCGTGATGCGGGCGACCGAATGGAGCGCCCCGGCGTGGCGGCTCTATAAGTATTCTCTACTCTACCTCGCCCTGCTCTTCGCGGCGATGGTCCTCGATCGCTTCGTTCCGCTCGGAATTTGGATGTCGCCCGCGGCGGTCTGA
- a CDS encoding DUF92 domain-containing protein — protein sequence MAARAAIGLMVAAIIATLARATRSLSRSGAVTATGLGAITTAAGYPWAILLIAYFAASTLLSRFGAAEKERLTGSIVAKGSQRDARQVLANGGVFGVAVLGMLIQPGVWWTALAAGALAASAADTWATEIGTRFGGVPRSILSGRPVPVGTSGGVTVIGSLGALAGAAFVAVVATAVGWTRLTAVSAFAGGVVGALTDSLIGATVQTRRWCDACGVATERVRHDCGSPTRVAGGIAGFDNDTVNLFSGILGGAAATALFMAIFTNSR from the coding sequence ATGGCCGCGCGCGCCGCAATCGGATTGATGGTGGCCGCGATCATCGCGACCCTTGCGCGAGCGACTCGGTCACTCTCCCGAAGCGGCGCCGTCACCGCCACCGGACTGGGGGCGATCACCACGGCCGCCGGCTATCCCTGGGCCATCCTTCTCATCGCCTACTTCGCCGCCTCCACCTTGTTGTCACGATTTGGCGCAGCCGAGAAAGAGCGATTGACCGGCTCCATCGTGGCAAAGGGCAGCCAGCGAGACGCGAGACAGGTGCTTGCCAACGGCGGCGTGTTCGGGGTCGCGGTGCTGGGAATGCTCATTCAGCCCGGCGTCTGGTGGACGGCGCTGGCGGCGGGCGCGCTCGCCGCGTCCGCGGCCGACACCTGGGCGACCGAGATCGGGACGCGGTTTGGCGGCGTACCACGGTCGATCCTGTCCGGGCGCCCCGTCCCGGTGGGAACATCCGGCGGGGTTACGGTGATTGGAAGTCTGGGCGCGCTGGCGGGGGCGGCTTTCGTGGCCGTCGTGGCGACGGCCGTCGGGTGGACACGCCTCACAGCCGTGTCCGCGTTCGCGGGCGGCGTCGTCGGCGCGCTGACCGATTCGCTGATCGGTGCGACCGTGCAGACTCGTCGGTGGTGCGACGCGTGCGGTGTGGCGACGGAGCGTGTTCGGCACGACTGCGGCTCGCCGACGCGGGTCGCGGGCGGCATCGCCGGGTTCGACAACGACACGGTGAATCTCTTCAGCGGAATCCTGGGCGGCGCGGCCGCGACGGCTCTGTTCATGGCGATCTTTACGAATTCCAGATGA
- a CDS encoding carboxypeptidase regulatory-like domain-containing protein, giving the protein MASSDPTGFELSATRYRPAALPVSGTLIGMVDSSALPTIEDSLHECETGTKTAPHSRAALVWLAGLDSGKALPIEKRADLASEDCGLDPSIVATTVGSTVNVYNDDAALHRFVFKGKPVDNNVTMPFFNTGQVVASERLTKRVGLVDVTCALHPWTRATIAVFDQPYFAVTDERGRFSLDSVPPGSYTLMVWRPDLEKPIERKIEITGQHTTNLNIGRGGEGGETVGLQTAAGDIQIPSGTKRSRTIAAKSRAR; this is encoded by the coding sequence ATGGCCTCGAGCGACCCCACGGGCTTCGAGCTCTCCGCGACTCGCTATCGTCCGGCGGCTCTACCTGTGTCCGGCACGCTGATCGGAATGGTCGACTCGTCCGCGCTTCCGACGATCGAGGATTCGCTGCACGAGTGCGAAACGGGGACGAAGACGGCGCCGCATTCGAGAGCGGCGCTCGTCTGGCTCGCCGGTCTCGACTCGGGCAAAGCGCTCCCGATCGAGAAGCGCGCCGACCTGGCTAGCGAGGATTGCGGCCTCGATCCGAGCATCGTCGCGACGACCGTCGGATCGACGGTCAACGTGTACAACGACGACGCGGCGCTCCACCGCTTCGTCTTCAAGGGGAAACCGGTCGACAACAACGTCACGATGCCCTTCTTCAACACGGGCCAGGTCGTCGCCAGCGAGCGGCTCACGAAGCGCGTCGGCCTCGTCGACGTCACTTGCGCGCTTCATCCGTGGACGCGCGCCACGATCGCCGTTTTCGACCAGCCGTACTTCGCGGTGACGGACGAACGCGGACGATTCTCGCTCGATTCAGTACCGCCGGGAAGCTACACGCTCATGGTGTGGCGCCCCGACCTGGAGAAGCCGATCGAACGGAAAATCGAAATCACCGGCCAGCACACGACGAACTTGAACATCGGCCGGGGCGGGGAGGGCGGGGAGACGGTCGGGCTTCAGACCGCCGCGGGCGACATCCAAATTCCGAGCGGAACGAAGCGATCGAGGACCATCGCCGCGAAGAGCAGGGCGAGGTAG
- a CDS encoding methyltransferase domain-containing protein — translation MLTPARRRGVELLDDPRVDPVDRHRAQQDIRRSNVWLGGLRAALVELRAVIAPRDNMVLLDVGTGLADILAEASRDVRKAGGTLTTIGVDGAISLLATARGSTTGVVCADALALPFRDGSVDVAMCSQLLHHFTDADIERLLRELHRVSRRAVIVCDLRRSWLAAAGFWLVSFPLCFSPITRHDGVVSVLRGFTAGELRRHVSAATGASPRVRRRLGFRLTARWTRNEKASA, via the coding sequence GTGCTGACGCCCGCCCGCAGGCGCGGCGTCGAGCTCCTCGACGACCCGCGCGTCGACCCGGTCGATCGCCACCGCGCGCAGCAAGACATTCGTCGTTCGAACGTTTGGCTGGGGGGACTGCGCGCCGCGCTCGTGGAGCTTCGCGCCGTCATCGCGCCGCGCGACAACATGGTTTTGCTCGACGTCGGCACCGGACTCGCCGACATCCTCGCCGAAGCGAGCCGCGACGTGCGCAAAGCCGGCGGGACTCTGACGACGATCGGCGTCGACGGCGCCATCTCTCTGCTGGCCACGGCTCGTGGATCGACCACGGGCGTGGTCTGCGCCGACGCACTCGCGCTTCCATTTCGCGACGGCAGCGTCGACGTCGCGATGTGCTCGCAGCTGCTCCATCACTTCACCGACGCGGACATCGAGCGCCTGCTCCGCGAGCTGCACCGTGTGTCGCGGCGCGCGGTCATCGTGTGCGACCTCCGGCGCAGCTGGCTCGCGGCGGCCGGATTCTGGCTCGTGTCGTTTCCTCTCTGTTTTAGTCCCATCACGCGCCACGACGGCGTCGTGTCGGTGCTGCGCGGCTTCACGGCCGGCGAGTTGCGTCGCCATGTCAGCGCGGCGACCGGCGCGTCGCCGCGCGTGAGACGGCGGCTCGGATTTCGGCTCACGGCGCGATGGACGCGCAACGAGAAGGCGAGCGCATGA
- a CDS encoding SRPBCC family protein has translation MTNEPHDLGPMPTDRSLKTVDELVVNAPAARIFALAADVEGWPTHLPHYRYVRFVERRADGGGTVEMSANRPFGPLDWPTWWTSLMSVRTPSSTVRGAIRFRHIHGVTAGMDVEWTFDPHEAGTRVRIVHVWNGPPWPVIGEIAAHGVIGPVFVHGIASRTLAGLGRVAERNRDAAPGVASSSEVSSG, from the coding sequence ATGACGAACGAGCCGCACGACCTCGGCCCGATGCCGACGGACCGCTCACTGAAAACCGTGGACGAGCTCGTCGTCAATGCGCCCGCCGCTCGGATCTTCGCGCTCGCCGCCGACGTCGAAGGATGGCCCACGCATCTCCCGCACTACCGCTATGTTCGCTTCGTCGAACGGCGCGCCGACGGCGGCGGAACGGTCGAGATGTCAGCCAACCGGCCATTCGGGCCACTCGACTGGCCCACATGGTGGACATCCCTGATGTCGGTGCGGACCCCGTCGAGCACGGTTCGAGGGGCGATTCGCTTTCGGCACATTCATGGCGTCACGGCGGGGATGGATGTCGAGTGGACTTTCGACCCACATGAAGCCGGCACTCGCGTCCGCATCGTACATGTGTGGAACGGGCCCCCGTGGCCGGTGATTGGTGAAATCGCGGCTCACGGAGTGATCGGCCCGGTGTTCGTGCACGGCATCGCGTCGCGCACTCTTGCCGGGCTTGGGCGAGTGGCAGAACGTAATCGCGACGCCGCGCCCGGCGTCGCTTCTTCGAGCGAGGTATCGAGTGGCTGA
- a CDS encoding flavin reductase family protein, with protein sequence MDSDTFRSVLGRFASGVTILTACDASGLDHGMTVSAFSSLSLDPPLVLFCVDHTASMHGLLTSDPPPSCGISILSSNQEAWSRRFADETEQRFDGIAYSRGERGVVLLDDSLAHLECTITQRIDAGDHTVFIARLDRAEPRHGRPLLYYRGGYAQLER encoded by the coding sequence ATGGATTCGGACACTTTTCGCAGCGTGCTCGGGCGGTTCGCGTCCGGGGTCACGATTCTCACGGCGTGCGACGCATCGGGCCTCGACCACGGGATGACGGTGAGCGCGTTCAGCTCGCTGAGTCTCGACCCGCCGCTCGTCTTGTTCTGCGTCGACCACACTGCGTCGATGCACGGCCTGCTCACGAGCGATCCACCGCCGTCGTGCGGGATCAGCATTCTGTCATCGAACCAAGAGGCGTGGTCGCGCCGGTTCGCCGACGAGACCGAGCAGCGCTTCGATGGGATCGCCTATTCGCGAGGAGAACGAGGGGTCGTCCTCCTCGACGACTCATTGGCTCACCTCGAGTGCACGATCACGCAACGCATCGACGCCGGCGACCACACGGTGTTCATCGCGCGCCTCGACCGCGCCGAGCCGCGGCACGGTCGTCCGCTGCTCTACTACCGCGGTGGATACGCGCAACTCGAGCGATGA
- a CDS encoding cytochrome c: MKTRNGSRSSARLDGRTVAVVGLFAALAVACGGGEKKAGGESAAAAPGGAGATAAAAAPGGAAAALPTPMPGVAPAGATPAMLAEGDSIFHGLKAGGLCQTCHGPDAAGTPLAPPLANKQQWLTGDGSYDFIQKRVTTGMPQPTPPYSSPMLPFGGAQLTPDQVKSVSAYVYSISHKS, from the coding sequence ATGAAAACCCGGAACGGCAGTCGCAGCTCCGCACGTCTCGATGGACGCACGGTCGCCGTGGTTGGACTCTTTGCCGCGCTCGCCGTAGCGTGCGGCGGTGGAGAGAAGAAGGCTGGAGGCGAATCGGCCGCTGCGGCGCCGGGCGGCGCCGGTGCGACGGCCGCGGCAGCCGCGCCGGGCGGTGCGGCTGCCGCGCTTCCGACGCCGATGCCCGGTGTTGCTCCGGCCGGTGCGACGCCCGCGATGCTGGCCGAAGGCGACAGCATCTTCCACGGGCTCAAGGCGGGTGGACTTTGTCAGACGTGTCACGGCCCGGACGCCGCGGGAACGCCGCTCGCACCGCCGCTGGCCAACAAACAGCAGTGGCTCACGGGAGACGGGAGCTACGACTTCATTCAGAAGCGCGTGACGACCGGCATGCCCCAACCGACGCCGCCGTATTCCAGTCCGATGCTGCCGTTCGGCGGAGCGCAGCTCACGCCGGATCAGGTCAAGTCCGTCTCCGCCTACGTCTACTCGATCAGTCACAAGAGCTGA
- a CDS encoding Xaa-Pro peptidase family protein, producing MLTTDTLFELQRALIDATLDGWLLYDFRGLNPIAAQLMGLEGMTTRRAFAFVPARGLPVAFIHAIEGGPWHRWPAEWQRETYASWRSLEALLSKYVGGKRVAMEYSAGDAVPYLDRVPAGVIEMVRASGATVVSSGELVTRFYAAWSVDNIASHERAAEVIAGIARKAMAFAGERARTAEPLAEHELMGWIQDEFRRAGLWTDHGPNVSAGANAANPHYEPSVDAPRAIRPGEILLIDLWAKEDGGVYADQTWMASVGKPTTEAVDIWNAVRDARDAAILLVRERAKANVPTRGAEVDDAARKVIQSRGFGDYFTHRTGHSIDPRDLHGSGPHLDNLETREERLLVPGIGFSIEPGVYIPGKIGMRSEVNVYIVPGEAVVTPRDYQRELLIV from the coding sequence ATGCTCACGACCGACACGTTGTTCGAGCTGCAGCGCGCCCTGATCGACGCGACCCTCGACGGGTGGCTGCTCTACGATTTCCGCGGGTTGAATCCGATCGCCGCGCAGCTCATGGGGCTCGAGGGGATGACGACGCGTCGCGCGTTCGCCTTCGTACCCGCGCGGGGCCTTCCCGTCGCTTTCATCCACGCGATCGAAGGCGGGCCGTGGCACCGTTGGCCGGCCGAATGGCAGCGAGAGACGTACGCGTCGTGGCGTAGCCTCGAAGCGCTGCTCTCGAAATACGTCGGCGGCAAGCGCGTGGCCATGGAGTATTCCGCCGGCGACGCGGTTCCGTACCTCGACCGCGTGCCCGCGGGCGTGATCGAGATGGTGCGTGCGTCGGGAGCGACTGTCGTATCGTCCGGCGAGCTGGTGACGCGCTTCTACGCCGCGTGGAGCGTGGACAACATCGCTTCGCACGAGCGGGCGGCGGAGGTGATCGCGGGCATCGCGCGTAAAGCGATGGCGTTCGCCGGCGAACGCGCGCGCACCGCCGAGCCTCTCGCTGAGCACGAGCTCATGGGCTGGATCCAAGACGAATTTCGTCGGGCCGGTCTCTGGACCGACCACGGTCCGAACGTTTCGGCGGGCGCGAACGCGGCGAATCCGCACTACGAGCCGTCGGTGGACGCGCCGCGCGCGATTCGCCCGGGCGAGATCCTGCTCATCGATCTCTGGGCCAAGGAGGACGGCGGCGTCTACGCGGACCAGACCTGGATGGCTTCCGTCGGAAAGCCGACGACCGAGGCCGTGGACATCTGGAACGCGGTGCGCGACGCGCGCGACGCGGCGATCTTGCTGGTGCGCGAGCGCGCCAAGGCCAACGTGCCGACGCGTGGCGCCGAGGTCGACGACGCCGCGAGAAAGGTGATCCAATCGCGCGGGTTCGGCGACTATTTCACGCACCGGACCGGACACTCGATTGACCCGCGCGACCTGCATGGGTCCGGTCCGCACCTCGACAACCTCGAAACCAGGGAAGAGCGCTTGTTGGTTCCGGGGATCGGGTTTTCGATCGAGCCCGGCGTTTACATCCCGGGCAAGATCGGGATGCGAAGCGAGGTCAACGTGTACATCGTGCCGGGCGAGGCCGTTGTGACGCCGCGCGACTATCAGCGGGAATTGTTAATCGTCTGA
- a CDS encoding COX15/CtaA family protein, producing MKAVRRLSLLALVTACLHLVFGAIVRISGSGMGCGNNWPKCYGYWFPPFSRPDLVVEVTHRYLASILVASVTLMVLAALRARHEAGVGGRGGVLRSSAGALGAVLFAAALGGVTVKFGNAPWATVAHWLVAMTVLALVATTAVRSGALGGLSARRQRGTSRAARSGRAAAILALFAVALGGLTAKVPGAAVACTSVPLCGRNAAVEATAVGVQMTHRTIAVLLLLHLIGVVAMLRRRRSEEAPIVVRTAGIALGMVVFQLALASSMILLKLPAVLRSLHEATGVGIWLSCFLLAYLARRTAPQATAAAVAIDAAPRFGGQAPPVPATEQ from the coding sequence ATGAAGGCGGTCCGTCGGCTCTCGCTCCTCGCGCTCGTCACGGCGTGCCTGCACCTCGTGTTCGGCGCCATCGTGCGCATCTCCGGGTCGGGCATGGGATGCGGCAACAACTGGCCGAAGTGTTACGGTTACTGGTTCCCGCCGTTCAGCAGGCCGGATCTCGTCGTCGAAGTCACGCACCGATACCTCGCGTCGATTCTCGTCGCGAGCGTCACGCTCATGGTGCTCGCCGCGCTGCGCGCTCGCCATGAGGCCGGCGTCGGCGGGCGTGGCGGCGTTTTGCGCTCGTCGGCCGGCGCGCTCGGTGCCGTGCTTTTCGCGGCCGCCCTCGGCGGCGTGACGGTGAAATTCGGCAACGCGCCGTGGGCCACGGTCGCGCATTGGCTCGTCGCGATGACGGTGCTCGCCCTCGTCGCGACCACAGCGGTGCGCAGCGGCGCGCTCGGGGGTCTGAGCGCGCGGCGACAACGAGGGACCTCTCGCGCCGCCAGGTCGGGACGCGCCGCGGCGATTCTCGCGCTGTTCGCCGTGGCCCTCGGCGGGTTGACCGCGAAGGTGCCCGGCGCCGCGGTCGCGTGCACGTCGGTTCCGCTGTGCGGACGCAACGCCGCGGTCGAAGCCACGGCGGTGGGCGTGCAGATGACCCACCGCACGATTGCGGTGCTTTTGCTGCTCCATCTGATCGGCGTCGTCGCCATGCTTCGCCGTCGCCGGAGCGAGGAAGCGCCGATCGTCGTACGGACGGCCGGCATCGCGCTCGGCATGGTCGTGTTTCAGCTCGCGCTCGCGTCGAGCATGATCCTGCTCAAGCTGCCCGCGGTGCTCCGGTCGCTCCACGAAGCGACCGGCGTCGGCATCTGGCTGAGTTGTTTTCTGCTGGCGTATCTCGCGCGCCGAACCGCGCCGCAGGCCACGGCGGCCGCCGTTGCGATCGACGCCGCACCGCGCTTCGGCGGGCAAGCGCCGCCCGTACCGGCAACCGAGCAATGA
- a CDS encoding amino acid permease, whose product MADVSPRSSATLAPTELPRRLGLWSAIAVVIGITIGSGIFRTPASVTNRLPGPVPLFGVWIAGGVVALCGALTLAEVAGSFPETGGIFVFIRNAWGRLPAFLFGWAELAIIRAAALGAIATTFAEYLLKVLGYEPTKPPYDSWVHYVAAAAIAVIAALNYVGVRWGSLLQNITTVAKYFGLLFIVVAAIAIGLPKYGGHFTPALPAGSFSIAPFGLALVSVLWAYDGWADLAFISGEVKDPEKNLPRALILGTCAVVVVYLLANIAYLSVMPVGDIRQSKLVAADVATKVVGPAGAVLVSILVMLSTLGTLNGSILTNPRVFFAMAADRLLFRKIAAVHPRYETPYVAITLAAVLGIIFVLMRTFEQLADTFVTAILPFYALGVASIFAFRRRAGYKPAFRAPLYPVAPILFVLATIYLLANALIDPSSRWPTLSVFGVILLGIPVYYATVGRTPRAALESSRAPSPGD is encoded by the coding sequence ATGGCCGACGTCTCTCCCCGATCTTCCGCTACGCTCGCCCCCACAGAACTGCCACGGCGGCTTGGTCTGTGGAGCGCGATCGCCGTCGTCATCGGCATCACGATCGGCTCCGGCATCTTCCGCACGCCGGCCAGCGTTACGAACCGCCTGCCTGGTCCGGTTCCGCTCTTTGGGGTTTGGATCGCGGGCGGTGTCGTCGCGCTGTGCGGCGCGCTCACGCTGGCCGAGGTCGCCGGGTCGTTTCCCGAGACGGGCGGCATCTTCGTCTTCATTCGCAACGCCTGGGGACGCCTGCCCGCCTTCCTCTTCGGTTGGGCCGAGCTGGCGATCATTCGCGCCGCGGCGCTCGGCGCGATCGCAACGACGTTCGCCGAGTATCTACTGAAGGTATTGGGCTACGAGCCGACCAAGCCGCCCTACGATAGTTGGGTTCATTACGTCGCCGCGGCTGCGATCGCCGTCATCGCCGCGCTCAACTATGTCGGCGTCCGGTGGGGTTCGCTGCTTCAGAACATCACGACGGTCGCGAAGTATTTCGGTTTGTTGTTCATCGTTGTGGCGGCCATCGCGATCGGGCTGCCCAAGTACGGCGGGCATTTCACACCTGCGCTTCCAGCCGGGAGCTTTTCGATCGCGCCATTCGGCTTGGCGCTCGTATCCGTTCTCTGGGCGTACGACGGCTGGGCCGACCTCGCCTTCATCTCCGGAGAGGTGAAGGATCCGGAGAAAAACCTTCCGAGAGCGTTGATTCTCGGCACGTGCGCGGTCGTCGTCGTGTATCTGCTCGCGAACATCGCGTACCTGAGCGTCATGCCGGTTGGCGACATTCGGCAATCGAAGCTCGTTGCGGCCGATGTCGCAACGAAGGTGGTCGGGCCGGCGGGCGCGGTTCTGGTCTCGATCCTGGTGATGCTGTCCACGCTCGGCACGCTCAACGGTTCGATCCTCACGAATCCGCGTGTGTTCTTCGCCATGGCCGCGGACCGGCTGCTCTTTCGGAAGATCGCCGCCGTGCATCCGCGCTACGAAACGCCCTACGTCGCGATCACTCTCGCGGCAGTGCTCGGCATCATCTTTGTGCTGATGCGCACCTTTGAACAACTCGCCGACACGTTCGTCACGGCGATTTTGCCCTTTTATGCTCTGGGTGTGGCGTCGATCTTCGCGTTCCGCCGCCGAGCGGGATACAAGCCGGCGTTCCGAGCGCCGCTCTATCCCGTGGCGCCGATCCTCTTCGTGCTGGCGACGATCTACCTGCTCGCCAACGCGCTGATCGATCCGAGCAGCCGGTGGCCGACGCTTTCGGTGTTCGGCGTCATTCTGCTCGGCATTCCCGTGTACTACGCGACGGTGGGTCGGACGCCGCGCGCCGCGCTCGAATCATCGCGCGCGCCGTCGCCGGGAGACTGA
- a CDS encoding FAD-dependent monooxygenase: MNADVLVVGGGPGGSSLAVALARRGVDVLLVDRARFPRPKPCAEYLSPEASRVLASMGALERVERSGAAALSGVRVRAPNGLVIAGDFVAPHGFRAYADRGLSVRREVLDEILFDCARSSGAKVVEGTRITDLVHDSSGRITGANHGSRESIGARFTVGADGLRSIVARRLGLSRTMRWPRRLALVTHYAGVRDVGEQGEMHVERDGYVGIADVGHGATTVALVVPAARAREISGDRTAFLDSWLRAHPHLASRFSGAERVSPVVATGPFGSYSRRAWAPGAALVGDAADFFDPFTGEGIYAALHGGELLADALVEALVARDGGEEALREYDRVRRKEFGGKWIVERVIGAVVGWPPLINRAAKRLSARKDLADLLIGVTGNFVPASEVVRWSYVWKVFVG; the protein is encoded by the coding sequence ATGAACGCAGACGTCCTCGTGGTGGGCGGTGGTCCCGGAGGTTCGTCGCTCGCGGTCGCCCTGGCGAGGCGCGGGGTAGACGTGTTGCTCGTCGATCGCGCGCGTTTTCCACGGCCGAAGCCGTGCGCCGAATACCTGAGCCCCGAGGCGTCGCGCGTGCTCGCGTCGATGGGCGCGCTCGAGCGTGTGGAGCGCTCGGGCGCGGCCGCGCTGTCGGGCGTTCGCGTCCGCGCGCCGAACGGCCTCGTGATCGCGGGCGATTTCGTGGCGCCCCACGGGTTCCGTGCCTACGCCGATCGCGGGCTGTCCGTGCGCCGTGAAGTGCTCGACGAGATCCTCTTCGACTGCGCCCGCAGTTCGGGAGCGAAGGTCGTCGAGGGAACTCGAATCACCGACCTCGTTCACGATTCCTCGGGACGCATCACGGGCGCGAATCATGGCTCGCGTGAGTCGATCGGTGCGCGATTCACGGTCGGCGCCGACGGGCTTCGATCGATCGTGGCCCGGCGCCTGGGCCTGTCGAGAACGATGCGGTGGCCGCGTCGCCTCGCGCTCGTGACGCACTACGCGGGCGTGCGCGACGTCGGTGAGCAGGGTGAGATGCACGTCGAGCGCGACGGCTACGTCGGTATCGCCGACGTCGGGCACGGCGCGACGACGGTCGCGCTGGTCGTGCCGGCCGCTCGCGCACGCGAGATCTCCGGCGATCGGACAGCATTTCTTGATTCATGGCTTCGCGCGCATCCTCACCTCGCGTCGCGCTTTTCCGGCGCCGAGCGGGTGTCGCCGGTAGTCGCGACGGGGCCGTTCGGATCGTACAGCCGGCGCGCCTGGGCTCCCGGTGCCGCGCTGGTCGGCGACGCCGCCGATTTCTTCGACCCCTTCACCGGCGAAGGCATCTACGCGGCGCTTCACGGCGGCGAGCTGCTGGCCGACGCGCTCGTCGAAGCGCTCGTCGCGAGAGACGGCGGCGAAGAAGCCCTTCGTGAGTACGACCGGGTGCGCCGCAAGGAGTTCGGCGGCAAGTGGATCGTCGAGCGGGTGATCGGCGCGGTGGTCGGCTGGCCGCCGCTCATCAACCGCGCCGCCAAGCGACTTTCGGCGAGAAAGGACCTCGCCGACCTTCTCATCGGCGTGACGGGGAATTTTGTGCCGGCGAGCGAGGTCGTCCGATGGTCGTATGTTTGGAAAGTCTTCGTCGGCTGA